From Dermochelys coriacea isolate rDerCor1 chromosome 23, rDerCor1.pri.v4, whole genome shotgun sequence, one genomic window encodes:
- the LOC119847408 gene encoding peptidoglycan recognition protein 1-like — protein MPEPLQPAGCLEPAWGCSTGQDPDPPQPQPREPSSCRARRQQPSEPVTTEPGRQDCAFRAMNLAEGLSHQTDRAVVFLCCPRIVSCQQWRAQPPKSRVPLRTPVSYIIIHHMAGNRCYTQASCSWQVRAIQNYHMNYQCWPDIGYNFLIGEDSRVYKGRGWRTRRVHDRNWSRRVPSTAALNTARHLIQCVVSRGFLSRRYTLKGITT, from the exons ATGCCGGAGCCGCTGCAGCCAGCGGGATGCTTGGAACCTGCCTGGGGCTGCTCAACCGGGCAGGACCCggacccaccccagccccagccccgagaGCCCAGCTCCTGCCGGGCCCGGAGGCAGCAGCCCAG TGAACCTGTAACCACGGAGCCAGGGCGCCAGGACTGTGCCTTCAGGGCAATGAACCTGGCCGAGGGCCTTTCTCACCAGACAGACCGTGCTGTGGTCTTTCTTT GCTGCCCCCGCATTGTCTCATGCCAACAGTGGAGGGCCCAGCCCCCAAAAAGCAGGGTCCCGCTGAGGACGCCGGTGTCCTACATCATCATCCACCACATGGCAGGGAATCGCTGCTACACACAGGCCTCCTGCAGCTGGCAGGTCAGGGCCATCCAGAATTACCACATGAACTACCAGTGCTGGCCCGACATCGGCTACAA CTTCCTGATCGGCGAGGACAGCAGAGTTTACAAGGGCAGAGGCTGGAGAACGAGGCGGGTCCATGACAGAAACTGGAGCC GAAGAGTCCCCAGCACTGCTGCCCTGAACACTGCCAGGCACCTGATCCAATGCGTGGTCTCCAGGGGCTTCCTGAGCCGCAGATACACTCTGAAGGGCATCACAACGTGA